In Microbulbifer celer, a single window of DNA contains:
- a CDS encoding TerC family protein — MFEWIASPEAWVALATLAALEIVLGIDNIIFISILVARLPDKQREPARFIGLTLAMVTRLGLLFSIAWIMGLTEPWFTVLGEEISGRDVILIGGGLFLLAKATHEIHNSLEGVDGEAGGVKTATFGMVLVQIAILDIVFSLDSVITAVGLVDHVSIMAIAIILAVAVMLFAAKPIGDFVDRHPTIKMLALSFLILVGVTLIIEGFDVHVPKGYIYFAMAFSVVVEMLNIRMRSKKAKTVKLHKPIREESSE, encoded by the coding sequence ATGTTCGAATGGATTGCGAGCCCGGAAGCCTGGGTCGCCCTCGCCACCCTGGCGGCGCTGGAAATTGTCTTGGGCATAGACAACATTATCTTTATTTCCATTCTGGTGGCGCGCCTGCCGGACAAGCAACGGGAGCCTGCGCGGTTTATTGGCCTGACCCTGGCCATGGTCACCCGACTCGGGCTACTGTTCTCCATCGCCTGGATCATGGGGCTGACCGAACCCTGGTTTACAGTTTTGGGCGAGGAGATCTCTGGTCGCGATGTGATCCTGATTGGCGGTGGCTTGTTCCTGCTGGCCAAGGCTACCCATGAGATTCACAACAGTCTCGAAGGCGTCGATGGTGAAGCGGGTGGTGTAAAAACTGCGACCTTCGGTATGGTGTTGGTGCAGATCGCGATTCTGGATATCGTGTTTTCACTGGATTCGGTGATCACTGCGGTGGGCCTGGTGGATCACGTATCTATTATGGCTATAGCAATTATCCTGGCGGTTGCAGTGATGCTGTTTGCGGCCAAGCCCATCGGTGATTTCGTCGACCGTCATCCGACCATCAAGATGCTGGCATTGTCATTCCTGATTCTGGTGGGGGTGACACTGATTATCGAAGGCTTTGATGTGCACGTGCCCAAGGGATATATCTACTTCGCCATGGCGTTCTCCGTGGTGGTGGAAATGCTCAATATCCGCATGCGCAGTAAGAAAGCCAAGACGGTAAAACTGCATAAGCCCATCAGAGAAGAGTCGTCAGAGTAA
- a CDS encoding SpoIIAA family protein, with translation MSDYHHGFSVSIERTSDERVLLSLHARGKLEHQDYATLVPMLESAIAGMEHPKVDVLFDMRELDGWEIRAAWDDLKLGLKHGRHFNRVAMVGNKQWQEVAAKIGSWFIGGEARVFEEKTEALAWLQQNA, from the coding sequence ATGAGTGACTATCACCACGGTTTTTCTGTCAGCATTGAGCGCACCAGCGACGAGCGGGTCCTGCTTTCTCTACATGCGCGTGGCAAGCTGGAACATCAGGACTACGCAACACTGGTGCCGATGCTGGAGTCCGCCATTGCCGGCATGGAGCATCCCAAGGTGGATGTTTTGTTTGATATGCGTGAGCTGGATGGTTGGGAGATCCGCGCCGCCTGGGATGACCTCAAGCTTGGCTTGAAACACGGGCGCCACTTCAACAGGGTGGCCATGGTGGGCAACAAGCAGTGGCAGGAGGTTGCCGCCAAGATCGGCAGTTGGTTTATTGGCGGTGAAGCGAGGGTATTCGAGGAAAAGACGGAAGCCTTGGCGTGGTTGCAGCAAAACGCATAA
- a CDS encoding energy transducer TonB has protein sequence MKSKRYEEAERVLSGALRLYCASYGKGAEELIDPLMLRAQARAAHVGHSARSRYKRFVDDALEIVEDSRGKDSYLYASLLQEGGKIGLDDAGDRFALEYLERSYSAFTGNLAEHELERFLAGFYLGKYFFSRKQYRQAEMYLAEALDLADTSSDKDTQLELAARAFLVEVYDHLGQREKSIAQCRAIGEAVPFNMDQEPQPIFRRKPEYPRSALDTGREGYAVVEFTISDEGFAKDVQILETKGSIGFGRATEDYLQNVRFAPRFVKGKAVDTPGRKMKVSFNIAR, from the coding sequence GTGAAGTCGAAGCGATATGAAGAAGCAGAACGGGTGTTGAGTGGTGCACTGCGCCTGTACTGTGCCAGTTACGGGAAGGGCGCAGAGGAGCTGATTGATCCACTGATGCTGCGCGCCCAGGCCCGTGCGGCCCATGTCGGTCACTCCGCCCGCAGTCGCTATAAACGGTTCGTCGATGATGCATTGGAAATAGTAGAAGACAGTCGCGGCAAAGACTCCTATCTATACGCATCCCTGCTACAGGAGGGAGGCAAGATCGGGTTGGATGACGCGGGGGACCGCTTTGCACTGGAATACCTGGAGCGGTCCTACTCTGCGTTTACCGGTAACCTGGCCGAGCACGAACTGGAAAGGTTCCTGGCAGGTTTTTATCTCGGCAAGTACTTTTTTTCGCGCAAGCAGTATCGTCAGGCTGAGATGTACCTGGCGGAAGCGTTGGACCTGGCTGATACATCTTCAGACAAGGATACCCAGCTGGAACTTGCCGCGCGCGCATTCCTGGTAGAAGTGTACGATCATCTTGGTCAACGGGAAAAATCGATAGCCCAGTGCCGCGCAATTGGCGAGGCGGTTCCGTTCAACATGGATCAGGAACCACAGCCCATTTTTCGCCGCAAGCCGGAGTATCCTCGCAGCGCACTGGATACTGGCAGGGAGGGATACGCCGTTGTTGAGTTCACCATCAGCGATGAGGGCTTTGCCAAGGATGTTCAAATTCTGGAAACCAAGGGCTCTATAGGATTCGGGCGTGCTACGGAAGACTATCTGCAAAACGTGCGTTTTGCTCCACGGTTTGTGAAAGGCAAAGCGGTAGATACCCCCGGGCGCAAGATGAAAGTCAGTTTCAATATCGCACGCTAA